From the genome of Triticum aestivum cultivar Chinese Spring chromosome 3B, IWGSC CS RefSeq v2.1, whole genome shotgun sequence, one region includes:
- the LOC123070641 gene encoding tryptophan--tRNA ligase, chloroplastic/mitochondrial, translated as MSRALLSHILHRPPLLASRSGARGGALPSRLRALRLNCSAAEATASADEAPAPPARKKRVVSGVQPTGMVHLGNYLGAIKNWVALQDLYETFFFIVDLHAITLPYDAPELSKATRSTAAIYLACGIDSSKASIFVQSHVRAHIELMWLLSSSTPIGWLNKMIQFKEKSRKAGNENVGVALLTYPVLMASDILLYQSDLVPVGEDQTQHLELTREISERVNNLYGGRKWKKLGGRGGSLFKVPEALIPPAGARVMSLTDGLSKMSKSAPSDLSRINLLDPKDVIVNKIKRCKTDSLPGLEFDNPERPECKNLLSVYQIITGKMKEEVVSECQDMNWGTFKATLTDALIDHLQPIQVRYEEIMSDPGYLDSVLLDGAGKASEIADATLNNVYQAMGFLRR; from the exons ATGAGCCGCGCGCTCCTCTCCCACATCCTCCACCGCCCGCCTCTCCTCGC GTCGAGGAGTGGCGCCCGAGGAGGAGCGCTGCCTTCCCGCCTACGCGCTCTCCGTCTCAACTGCAGCGCGGCTGAAGCCACCGCCTCGGCCGATGAGGCGCCTGCTCCCCCGGCCAGGAA GAAAAGAGTAGTTTCTGGTGTACAGCCAACAGGAATGGTGCACCTTGGAAATTATCTTGGCGCTATTAAGAACTGGGTTGCACTTCAG GATTTGTATGAGACATTCTTTTTCATTGTGGACCTGCATGCG ATTACTTTGCCATATGATGCACCAGAGCTATCTAAAGCTACAAGAAGCACCGCTGCAATTTATCTAGCATGCGGCATTGATAGCTCCAAG GCTTCTATTTTTGTACAGTCTCATGTCCGTGCCCATATTGAGCTGATGTGGCTGCTGAGTTCTTCAACTCCTATTGGTTGGCTGAATAAAATGATTCAGTTCAAAGAGAAATCACGCAAGGCG GGTAATGAAAATGTTGGAGTGGCACTTTTGACGTACCCTGTTCTAATGGCTTCTGACATCCTTCTGTACCAG TCCGATCTGGTACCTGTTGGGGAAGATCAGACACAACATTTGGAATTAACTCGTGAAATTTCTGAACGTGTAAATAATCTATATGGTGGAAGAAAGTGGAAGAAATTAGGAGG GAGAGGCGGTTCATTATTTAAG GTTCCTGAAGCCCTTATCCCTCCAGCAGGGGCCCGTGTGATGTCCTTAACTGATGGTCTCTCCAAG ATGTCGAAGTCTGCTCCTTCAGATCTGTCTCGCATTAACCTTCTTGACCCAAAAGAT GTGATTGTGAACAAAATCAAACGCTGCAAAACTGACTCGCTCCCTGG ATTGGAATTCGACAACCCAGAGAGGCCGGAATGCAAAAATCTTCTCTCGGTCTACCAGATCATCACTGGAAAAATGAAAGAG GAAGTTGTTAGTGAATGCCAAGATATGAACTGGGGGACATTCAAGGCTACCCTTACGGATGCCTTAATTGATCATCTGCAACCTATTCAG GTTCGATACGAGGAGATCATGTCTGATCCAGGTTATTTGGATAGTGTTCTGCTAGATGGGGCAGGGAAAGCTTCTGAGATAGCAGACGCCACCCTCAACAACGTCTACCAAGCCATGGGTTTTTTGCGCAGATAG
- the LOC123070639 gene encoding probable glutamate carboxypeptidase LAMP1 isoform X1 → MPPPLGHDDSCLLTPLIPATPPLPPRATARLHPLPLLVGALFATYYHLLVAPAPSYYQSLFLSLGSNDTAAAHLRALTVRPHLAGTEANALAAEHVVSTLSSLSFPTRVTPYEVLLSYPVRRSLSLSAPGRDATAFALVQDTYPGDPYAAASAEVVPTFLAYAASGSAAAEVVYANYGRTEDYAYLASRGVNVTGKVALARYGKVYRGDIVKNARDAGAAAAVIFTDTKDYTPGKAFPDGPWMPATGVQVGSTFKGVGDPTTPMWASSGGCERVSIAEAMATDDMPGIPALPVSGRDGEEILRLIGGDVAPEDWQGGEGAPVYRLGPGPAVLNLTYTGNETIATIQNVISVIEGKEEPDRYVILGNHRDAWTFGAADPNSGTAALLELAERLSKLQTKGWRPRRTIILCNWDAEEYGLIGSTEWVEENRAMLTSRTVAYLNVDVGVSGSGVDASATPQLDELLKQASKKVQNPDNGTESLYDMWMASDSSQIGRLGGGGSDYSAFVQHIGIPSVDMAIGSGYAVYHSLYDDFTWMEKYGDPMFRRHVVVASIWGLVALRLSDEEILPFNYSSYVQELENGAVDINKRVLGMPVNLSPLHKSIEQLNRAVLKVDSELQALQTWKFWSPSQNDPLRVRDLNDRLMMTERAFTEREGLSGRPWYKHMIYGPSLYNDYGAEVYPGVDDAIQTAKKANTTESWQSVQHEIHRIARVISQAALVLSGGLT, encoded by the exons ATGCCGCCTCCGCTCGGCCACGACGACTCCTGCTTGCTTACCCCGCTCATCCCCGCcacccctcctcttcctccccgggCGACCGCGAGGCTCCACCCGCTCCCTCTCCTCGTCGGCGCCTTGTTCGCCACCTACTACCACCTCCTCGTCGCGCCCGCCCCATCGTACTACCAATCCCTCTTCCTCTCACTGGGCTCCAACGACACCGCCGCCGCGCACCTGCGCGCGCTCACCGTCCGCCCCCACCTCGCGGGCACCGAGGCCAACGCGCTCGCCGCCGAGCACGTCGTCTCCAcgctctcctccctctccttccccaccCGCGTCACGCCCTACGAAGTCCTCCTCTCCTACCCCGTCCGTCGCTCGCTCTCCCTCTCCGCGCCAGGCCGCGACGCCACCGCCTTCGCGTTGGTACAGGACACCTACCCCGGCGACCCCTACGCCGCGGCCTCGGCGGAGGTCGTCCCCACCTTCCTCGCCTACGCCGCGTCCGGCTCGGCCGCCGCCGAGGTGGTCTACGCCAACTACGGCCGCACGGAGGACTACGCCTACCTCGCCTCCCGCGGCGTAAACGTCACCGGGAAGGTCGCCCTCGCGCGCTACGGCAAGGTGTACCGTGGCGACATCGTGAAAAACGCCCGTGacgccggtgcggcggcggcggttataTTCACCGACACCAAGGACTACACGCCGGGGAAGGCCTTCCCGGATGGGCCGTGGATGCCGGCGACCGGCGTGCAGGTGGGGAGCACGTTCAAGGGGGTGGGGGACCCCACGACGCCGATGTGGGCGTCGTCGGGAGGGTGCGAGCGCGTGAGCATCGCGGAGGCGATGGCCACGGACGACATGCCGGGGATACCGGCGCTGCCGGTGTCGGGAAGGGACGGGGAGGAGATACTGCGGCTCATCGGCGGGGACGTCGCGCCAGAGGATTGGCAAGGCGGCGAGGGCGCGCCGGTTTACCGCCTCGGGCCCGGGCCGGCGGTACTCAATCTCACCTATACA GGGAACGAGACGATAGCTACTATTCAGAATGTTATTTCGGTGATTGAAGGGAAAGAAGAACCAGACAG GTATGTTATTCTTGGCAACCATCGCGATGCGTGGACATTTGGGGCAGCTGACCCAAACAGCGGAACTGCAGCCTTGCTTGAG CTAGCTGAAAGGTTGTCTAAGCTACAAACCAAGGGTTGGAGACCTCGCCGGACCATCATTTTGTGTAATTGGGATGCCGAAGAGTACGgattg ATAGGATCCACAGAATGGGTTGAAGAGAACAGGGCAATGCTAACTTCGAGAACTGTTGCGTACCTGAATGTAGATGTTGGGGTGTCTGGTTCTGGAGTTGACGCGTCAGCCACTCCTCAACTTGATGAATTGCTTAAGCAAGCGAGTAAAAAG GTTCAAAATCCCGATAATGGAACAGAAAGTCTGTATGACATGTGGATGGCTTCTGATAGTTCTCAA ATTGGAAGGTTAGGAGGTGGAGGATCAGATTATTCTGCCTTTGTTCAACATATTGGTATTCCTTCAGTCGACATGGCTATTGGATCAG GATACGCAGTGTACCATAGCTTGTATGATGACTTCACATGGATGGAAAAGTATGGAGATCCCATGTTCCGCAGGCATGTCGTAG TGGCAAGCATATGGGGGCTTGTTGCTTTGAGGCTTTCAGATGAGGAGATCCTACCCTTCAACTACAGCTCTTATGTACAAGAGCTTGAG AATGGTGCGGTGGATATAAATAAGAGAGTACTAGGAATGCCTGTCAACTTATCTCCCCTCCACAAGTCGATCGAACAGCTCAATAGAGCAGTGTTGAAAGTGGATTCTGAACTTCAG GCTCTGCAAACATGGAAATTTTGGTCCCCATCGCAAAACGACCCGTTGAGGGTAAGAGATCTGAATGACCGGCTGATGATGACCGAACGGGCATTCACAGAGAGGGAAGGACTGTCTGGGAGACCATGGTACAAACACATG ATTTATGGACCTTCACTGTACAACGATTATGGAGCGGAAGTGTATCCAGGTGTTGATGATGCCATTCAGACAGCAAAGAAAGCAAATACCACCGAGTCCTGGCAATCTGTACAGCATGAGATCCACAGGATTGCTAGAGTCATCAGCCAAGCCGCGTTAGTCCTAAGTGGAGGGTTgacatga
- the LOC123070639 gene encoding probable glutamate carboxypeptidase LAMP1 isoform X2 produces the protein MPPPLGHDDSCLLTPLIPATPPLPPRATARLHPLPLLVGALFATYYHLLVAPAPSYYQSLFLSLGSNDTAAAHLRALTVRPHLAGTEANALAAEHVVSTLSSLSFPTRVTPYEVLLSYPVRRSLSLSAPGRDATAFALVQDTYPGDPYAAASAEVVPTFLAYAASGSAAAEVVYANYGRTEDYAYLASRGVNVTGKVALARYGKVYRGDIVKNARDAGAAAAVIFTDTKDYTPGKAFPDGPWMPATGVQVGSTFKGVGDPTTPMWASSGGCERVSIAEAMATDDMPGIPALPVSGRDGEEILRLIGGDVAPEDWQGGEGAPVYRLGPGPAVLNLTYTGNETIATIQNVISVIEGKEEPDRYVILGNHRDAWTFGAADPNSGTAALLELAERLSKLQTKGWRPRRTIILCNWDAEEYGLIGSTEWVEENRAMLTSRTVAYLNVDVGVSGSGVDASATPQLDELLKQASKKIGRLGGGGSDYSAFVQHIGIPSVDMAIGSGYAVYHSLYDDFTWMEKYGDPMFRRHVVVASIWGLVALRLSDEEILPFNYSSYVQELENGAVDINKRVLGMPVNLSPLHKSIEQLNRAVLKVDSELQALQTWKFWSPSQNDPLRVRDLNDRLMMTERAFTEREGLSGRPWYKHMIYGPSLYNDYGAEVYPGVDDAIQTAKKANTTESWQSVQHEIHRIARVISQAALVLSGGLT, from the exons ATGCCGCCTCCGCTCGGCCACGACGACTCCTGCTTGCTTACCCCGCTCATCCCCGCcacccctcctcttcctccccgggCGACCGCGAGGCTCCACCCGCTCCCTCTCCTCGTCGGCGCCTTGTTCGCCACCTACTACCACCTCCTCGTCGCGCCCGCCCCATCGTACTACCAATCCCTCTTCCTCTCACTGGGCTCCAACGACACCGCCGCCGCGCACCTGCGCGCGCTCACCGTCCGCCCCCACCTCGCGGGCACCGAGGCCAACGCGCTCGCCGCCGAGCACGTCGTCTCCAcgctctcctccctctccttccccaccCGCGTCACGCCCTACGAAGTCCTCCTCTCCTACCCCGTCCGTCGCTCGCTCTCCCTCTCCGCGCCAGGCCGCGACGCCACCGCCTTCGCGTTGGTACAGGACACCTACCCCGGCGACCCCTACGCCGCGGCCTCGGCGGAGGTCGTCCCCACCTTCCTCGCCTACGCCGCGTCCGGCTCGGCCGCCGCCGAGGTGGTCTACGCCAACTACGGCCGCACGGAGGACTACGCCTACCTCGCCTCCCGCGGCGTAAACGTCACCGGGAAGGTCGCCCTCGCGCGCTACGGCAAGGTGTACCGTGGCGACATCGTGAAAAACGCCCGTGacgccggtgcggcggcggcggttataTTCACCGACACCAAGGACTACACGCCGGGGAAGGCCTTCCCGGATGGGCCGTGGATGCCGGCGACCGGCGTGCAGGTGGGGAGCACGTTCAAGGGGGTGGGGGACCCCACGACGCCGATGTGGGCGTCGTCGGGAGGGTGCGAGCGCGTGAGCATCGCGGAGGCGATGGCCACGGACGACATGCCGGGGATACCGGCGCTGCCGGTGTCGGGAAGGGACGGGGAGGAGATACTGCGGCTCATCGGCGGGGACGTCGCGCCAGAGGATTGGCAAGGCGGCGAGGGCGCGCCGGTTTACCGCCTCGGGCCCGGGCCGGCGGTACTCAATCTCACCTATACA GGGAACGAGACGATAGCTACTATTCAGAATGTTATTTCGGTGATTGAAGGGAAAGAAGAACCAGACAG GTATGTTATTCTTGGCAACCATCGCGATGCGTGGACATTTGGGGCAGCTGACCCAAACAGCGGAACTGCAGCCTTGCTTGAG CTAGCTGAAAGGTTGTCTAAGCTACAAACCAAGGGTTGGAGACCTCGCCGGACCATCATTTTGTGTAATTGGGATGCCGAAGAGTACGgattg ATAGGATCCACAGAATGGGTTGAAGAGAACAGGGCAATGCTAACTTCGAGAACTGTTGCGTACCTGAATGTAGATGTTGGGGTGTCTGGTTCTGGAGTTGACGCGTCAGCCACTCCTCAACTTGATGAATTGCTTAAGCAAGCGAGTAAAAAG ATTGGAAGGTTAGGAGGTGGAGGATCAGATTATTCTGCCTTTGTTCAACATATTGGTATTCCTTCAGTCGACATGGCTATTGGATCAG GATACGCAGTGTACCATAGCTTGTATGATGACTTCACATGGATGGAAAAGTATGGAGATCCCATGTTCCGCAGGCATGTCGTAG TGGCAAGCATATGGGGGCTTGTTGCTTTGAGGCTTTCAGATGAGGAGATCCTACCCTTCAACTACAGCTCTTATGTACAAGAGCTTGAG AATGGTGCGGTGGATATAAATAAGAGAGTACTAGGAATGCCTGTCAACTTATCTCCCCTCCACAAGTCGATCGAACAGCTCAATAGAGCAGTGTTGAAAGTGGATTCTGAACTTCAG GCTCTGCAAACATGGAAATTTTGGTCCCCATCGCAAAACGACCCGTTGAGGGTAAGAGATCTGAATGACCGGCTGATGATGACCGAACGGGCATTCACAGAGAGGGAAGGACTGTCTGGGAGACCATGGTACAAACACATG ATTTATGGACCTTCACTGTACAACGATTATGGAGCGGAAGTGTATCCAGGTGTTGATGATGCCATTCAGACAGCAAAGAAAGCAAATACCACCGAGTCCTGGCAATCTGTACAGCATGAGATCCACAGGATTGCTAGAGTCATCAGCCAAGCCGCGTTAGTCCTAAGTGGAGGGTTgacatga
- the LOC123070639 gene encoding probable glutamate carboxypeptidase LAMP1 isoform X4, whose protein sequence is MPPPLGHDDSCLLTPLIPATPPLPPRATARLHPLPLLVGALFATYYHLLVAPAPSYYQSLFLSLGSNDTAAAHLRALTVRPHLAGTEANALAAEHVVSTLSSLSFPTRVTPYEVLLSYPVRRSLSLSAPGRDATAFALVQDTYPGDPYAAASAEVVPTFLAYAASGSAAAEVVYANYGRTEDYAYLASRGVNVTGKVALARYGKVYRGDIVKNARDAGAAAAVIFTDTKDYTPGKAFPDGPWMPATGVQVGSTFKGVGDPTTPMWASSGGCERVSIAEAMATDDMPGIPALPVSGRDGEEILRLIGGDVAPEDWQGGEGAPVYRLGPGPAVLNLTYTGNETIATIQNVISVIEGKEEPDRYVILGNHRDAWTFGAADPNSGTAALLELAERLSKLQTKGWRPRRTIILCNWDAEEYGLIGSTEWVEENRAMLTSRTVAYLNVDVGVSGSGVDASATPQLDELLKQASKKIGRLGGGGSDYSAFVQHIGIPSVDMAIGSVASIWGLVALRLSDEEILPFNYSSYVQELENGAVDINKRVLGMPVNLSPLHKSIEQLNRAVLKVDSELQALQTWKFWSPSQNDPLRVRDLNDRLMMTERAFTEREGLSGRPWYKHMIYGPSLYNDYGAEVYPGVDDAIQTAKKANTTESWQSVQHEIHRIARVISQAALVLSGGLT, encoded by the exons ATGCCGCCTCCGCTCGGCCACGACGACTCCTGCTTGCTTACCCCGCTCATCCCCGCcacccctcctcttcctccccgggCGACCGCGAGGCTCCACCCGCTCCCTCTCCTCGTCGGCGCCTTGTTCGCCACCTACTACCACCTCCTCGTCGCGCCCGCCCCATCGTACTACCAATCCCTCTTCCTCTCACTGGGCTCCAACGACACCGCCGCCGCGCACCTGCGCGCGCTCACCGTCCGCCCCCACCTCGCGGGCACCGAGGCCAACGCGCTCGCCGCCGAGCACGTCGTCTCCAcgctctcctccctctccttccccaccCGCGTCACGCCCTACGAAGTCCTCCTCTCCTACCCCGTCCGTCGCTCGCTCTCCCTCTCCGCGCCAGGCCGCGACGCCACCGCCTTCGCGTTGGTACAGGACACCTACCCCGGCGACCCCTACGCCGCGGCCTCGGCGGAGGTCGTCCCCACCTTCCTCGCCTACGCCGCGTCCGGCTCGGCCGCCGCCGAGGTGGTCTACGCCAACTACGGCCGCACGGAGGACTACGCCTACCTCGCCTCCCGCGGCGTAAACGTCACCGGGAAGGTCGCCCTCGCGCGCTACGGCAAGGTGTACCGTGGCGACATCGTGAAAAACGCCCGTGacgccggtgcggcggcggcggttataTTCACCGACACCAAGGACTACACGCCGGGGAAGGCCTTCCCGGATGGGCCGTGGATGCCGGCGACCGGCGTGCAGGTGGGGAGCACGTTCAAGGGGGTGGGGGACCCCACGACGCCGATGTGGGCGTCGTCGGGAGGGTGCGAGCGCGTGAGCATCGCGGAGGCGATGGCCACGGACGACATGCCGGGGATACCGGCGCTGCCGGTGTCGGGAAGGGACGGGGAGGAGATACTGCGGCTCATCGGCGGGGACGTCGCGCCAGAGGATTGGCAAGGCGGCGAGGGCGCGCCGGTTTACCGCCTCGGGCCCGGGCCGGCGGTACTCAATCTCACCTATACA GGGAACGAGACGATAGCTACTATTCAGAATGTTATTTCGGTGATTGAAGGGAAAGAAGAACCAGACAG GTATGTTATTCTTGGCAACCATCGCGATGCGTGGACATTTGGGGCAGCTGACCCAAACAGCGGAACTGCAGCCTTGCTTGAG CTAGCTGAAAGGTTGTCTAAGCTACAAACCAAGGGTTGGAGACCTCGCCGGACCATCATTTTGTGTAATTGGGATGCCGAAGAGTACGgattg ATAGGATCCACAGAATGGGTTGAAGAGAACAGGGCAATGCTAACTTCGAGAACTGTTGCGTACCTGAATGTAGATGTTGGGGTGTCTGGTTCTGGAGTTGACGCGTCAGCCACTCCTCAACTTGATGAATTGCTTAAGCAAGCGAGTAAAAAG ATTGGAAGGTTAGGAGGTGGAGGATCAGATTATTCTGCCTTTGTTCAACATATTGGTATTCCTTCAGTCGACATGGCTATTGGATCAG TGGCAAGCATATGGGGGCTTGTTGCTTTGAGGCTTTCAGATGAGGAGATCCTACCCTTCAACTACAGCTCTTATGTACAAGAGCTTGAG AATGGTGCGGTGGATATAAATAAGAGAGTACTAGGAATGCCTGTCAACTTATCTCCCCTCCACAAGTCGATCGAACAGCTCAATAGAGCAGTGTTGAAAGTGGATTCTGAACTTCAG GCTCTGCAAACATGGAAATTTTGGTCCCCATCGCAAAACGACCCGTTGAGGGTAAGAGATCTGAATGACCGGCTGATGATGACCGAACGGGCATTCACAGAGAGGGAAGGACTGTCTGGGAGACCATGGTACAAACACATG ATTTATGGACCTTCACTGTACAACGATTATGGAGCGGAAGTGTATCCAGGTGTTGATGATGCCATTCAGACAGCAAAGAAAGCAAATACCACCGAGTCCTGGCAATCTGTACAGCATGAGATCCACAGGATTGCTAGAGTCATCAGCCAAGCCGCGTTAGTCCTAAGTGGAGGGTTgacatga
- the LOC123070639 gene encoding probable glutamate carboxypeptidase LAMP1 isoform X3 has translation MPPPLGHDDSCLLTPLIPATPPLPPRATARLHPLPLLVGALFATYYHLLVAPAPSYYQSLFLSLGSNDTAAAHLRALTVRPHLAGTEANALAAEHVVSTLSSLSFPTRVTPYEVLLSYPVRRSLSLSAPGRDATAFALVQDTYPGDPYAAASAEVVPTFLAYAASGSAAAEVVYANYGRTEDYAYLASRGVNVTGKVALARYGKVYRGDIVKNARDAGAAAAVIFTDTKDYTPGKAFPDGPWMPATGVQVGSTFKGVGDPTTPMWASSGGCERVSIAEAMATDDMPGIPALPVSGRDGEEILRLIGGDVAPEDWQGGEGAPVYRLGPGPAVLNLTYTGNETIATIQNVISVIEGKEEPDRYVILGNHRDAWTFGAADPNSGTAALLELAERLSKLQTKGWRPRRTIILCNWDAEEYGLIGSTEWVEENRAMLTSRTVAYLNVDVGVSGSGVDASATPQLDELLKQASKKVQNPDNGTESLYDMWMASDSSQIGRLGGGGSDYSAFVQHIGIPSVDMAIGSVASIWGLVALRLSDEEILPFNYSSYVQELENGAVDINKRVLGMPVNLSPLHKSIEQLNRAVLKVDSELQALQTWKFWSPSQNDPLRVRDLNDRLMMTERAFTEREGLSGRPWYKHMIYGPSLYNDYGAEVYPGVDDAIQTAKKANTTESWQSVQHEIHRIARVISQAALVLSGGLT, from the exons ATGCCGCCTCCGCTCGGCCACGACGACTCCTGCTTGCTTACCCCGCTCATCCCCGCcacccctcctcttcctccccgggCGACCGCGAGGCTCCACCCGCTCCCTCTCCTCGTCGGCGCCTTGTTCGCCACCTACTACCACCTCCTCGTCGCGCCCGCCCCATCGTACTACCAATCCCTCTTCCTCTCACTGGGCTCCAACGACACCGCCGCCGCGCACCTGCGCGCGCTCACCGTCCGCCCCCACCTCGCGGGCACCGAGGCCAACGCGCTCGCCGCCGAGCACGTCGTCTCCAcgctctcctccctctccttccccaccCGCGTCACGCCCTACGAAGTCCTCCTCTCCTACCCCGTCCGTCGCTCGCTCTCCCTCTCCGCGCCAGGCCGCGACGCCACCGCCTTCGCGTTGGTACAGGACACCTACCCCGGCGACCCCTACGCCGCGGCCTCGGCGGAGGTCGTCCCCACCTTCCTCGCCTACGCCGCGTCCGGCTCGGCCGCCGCCGAGGTGGTCTACGCCAACTACGGCCGCACGGAGGACTACGCCTACCTCGCCTCCCGCGGCGTAAACGTCACCGGGAAGGTCGCCCTCGCGCGCTACGGCAAGGTGTACCGTGGCGACATCGTGAAAAACGCCCGTGacgccggtgcggcggcggcggttataTTCACCGACACCAAGGACTACACGCCGGGGAAGGCCTTCCCGGATGGGCCGTGGATGCCGGCGACCGGCGTGCAGGTGGGGAGCACGTTCAAGGGGGTGGGGGACCCCACGACGCCGATGTGGGCGTCGTCGGGAGGGTGCGAGCGCGTGAGCATCGCGGAGGCGATGGCCACGGACGACATGCCGGGGATACCGGCGCTGCCGGTGTCGGGAAGGGACGGGGAGGAGATACTGCGGCTCATCGGCGGGGACGTCGCGCCAGAGGATTGGCAAGGCGGCGAGGGCGCGCCGGTTTACCGCCTCGGGCCCGGGCCGGCGGTACTCAATCTCACCTATACA GGGAACGAGACGATAGCTACTATTCAGAATGTTATTTCGGTGATTGAAGGGAAAGAAGAACCAGACAG GTATGTTATTCTTGGCAACCATCGCGATGCGTGGACATTTGGGGCAGCTGACCCAAACAGCGGAACTGCAGCCTTGCTTGAG CTAGCTGAAAGGTTGTCTAAGCTACAAACCAAGGGTTGGAGACCTCGCCGGACCATCATTTTGTGTAATTGGGATGCCGAAGAGTACGgattg ATAGGATCCACAGAATGGGTTGAAGAGAACAGGGCAATGCTAACTTCGAGAACTGTTGCGTACCTGAATGTAGATGTTGGGGTGTCTGGTTCTGGAGTTGACGCGTCAGCCACTCCTCAACTTGATGAATTGCTTAAGCAAGCGAGTAAAAAG GTTCAAAATCCCGATAATGGAACAGAAAGTCTGTATGACATGTGGATGGCTTCTGATAGTTCTCAA ATTGGAAGGTTAGGAGGTGGAGGATCAGATTATTCTGCCTTTGTTCAACATATTGGTATTCCTTCAGTCGACATGGCTATTGGATCAG TGGCAAGCATATGGGGGCTTGTTGCTTTGAGGCTTTCAGATGAGGAGATCCTACCCTTCAACTACAGCTCTTATGTACAAGAGCTTGAG AATGGTGCGGTGGATATAAATAAGAGAGTACTAGGAATGCCTGTCAACTTATCTCCCCTCCACAAGTCGATCGAACAGCTCAATAGAGCAGTGTTGAAAGTGGATTCTGAACTTCAG GCTCTGCAAACATGGAAATTTTGGTCCCCATCGCAAAACGACCCGTTGAGGGTAAGAGATCTGAATGACCGGCTGATGATGACCGAACGGGCATTCACAGAGAGGGAAGGACTGTCTGGGAGACCATGGTACAAACACATG ATTTATGGACCTTCACTGTACAACGATTATGGAGCGGAAGTGTATCCAGGTGTTGATGATGCCATTCAGACAGCAAAGAAAGCAAATACCACCGAGTCCTGGCAATCTGTACAGCATGAGATCCACAGGATTGCTAGAGTCATCAGCCAAGCCGCGTTAGTCCTAAGTGGAGGGTTgacatga